DNA from bacterium:
TGATAACAGCCCTAGCTGCCATTGTTCCAAACGTTGCAATCTGCGCTACATTCTCTCTACCATATTTTTTCACAACATACTCTATTACTTCCCCACGCCTTTCATAACAAAAATCTATGTCTATATCAGGTAAGCTTATACGGTCTGGATTTAAAAATCGTTCAAATATTAGACCATATTTAAGAGGATCAATATTTGTAATGTCCAGACAATATGCAACCAGACTCCCTGCAGATGAACCCCTGCCAGGACCAACTGCTATTCCTTTACTCTTAGCGTACTGTATAAAATCCCATACAATAAGAAAATAACTTGCATAATTCATTTTACTTATAACCCCTAGCTCATATTCAAGCCTGTCAGTTATTTCTTTAGTAACGTCTCTAAATCGTTTTTTACAACCTTCTTTTGCCAATCTCTCAAGGTAGCTGTGAGGATTGCTTTCTTCTTTTGGAACATTAAAATGAGGAAGATATTTCTTAGAAAAATCCAGCTCTAAATTACATTTTTCTGCAATTTCAATTGTATTAAAAATCGCTTCAGGTATCTCACTAAAAAGTTTTCCCATTTCTTCAGCAGATTTGAAATAGAATTCCTCGACTGAGAAACGCATACGTTTGGGATCATCCATCGTTGTACCCGTTTGAATGCACAATAATGCCTCATGTGAAATAGCATCATGTTTTCTCATATAATGGCAATCATTCGCCGCCACTGTTGGAATATTCAGTGTTTTGCCGAATGATATAAGCTCTTTATTAATCTTTGATTGTCCTTCAATGCCATGGTTATGTAATTCTAGATAAAAATTGCCTTTACCAAATATATCCTGATACTCAGAAATAAGTTTTTCTGCAGCCTCTGACTGGTCACTGAGTATAAGATGGGAAATTTCCCCTTTCATGCAACCACTGAGACCAATTATGCCCTTTGAATACTCTGATAAAATCTGTTTATCAATACGCGGCCTATAATAAAACCCTTCAAGATAGGCAATTGTTGCAAGCTTTATAAGGTTCTTATATCCGTCTTCATTAGCAGCAAGAAGTGTGAGGTGGAAGGCAGCTTCTTTTATCCCATGCAACGCCCTTTCTTTTCTATTTCCAGGAGCAACATATGCTTCATATCCAACAATTGGTTTAATCCCATGTTTCATTGCTTTATCATAAAACTCTATTGCTCCAAACATGTTTCCATGATCGGTAATAGCCAAAGCCGGCATTTTGAATTCATGCGCAAAAGATATAATATCTTCTATGCGGCATGCTCCATCAAGCAAGCTGTATTGAGTATGGTTATGAAGGTGAACAAAATTTGAATGTTTCATACTTATGCTTAACCCTTAATCTTAATTTAATAATGCACAGCGATAAGACACAGTCCACAGGCAGGAACTGTTTCTCCCGCAAGGTTTCTATCTCTCCCTGCAAGAATCTTTTTAATATTTTGGGGTTCAATACGACACCTTCCTATATCAAGCAATGTTCCCACAATAATTCTAACCATGTTATATAAAAATGCATTCGCTGTAACCTCAAAAACAACCGCTTTATTCTTCAATTTCAGGAAATTTGATGCAACAAAATCTCTTCTGGCAATAGTAAGTTTTTTTATTGTGCGCACAGGATTTTCATTATCTGTTTTTTTACATTGAAATGAACTGAAATCATGTTCTCCAACCAGATATTTCGCTCCTTTGCGCATTTTGGATAAATCTAACTTATACTGGTAACTATAGAAAAAACTTTGACCAAGAACCTGTTTATTTCCATCATTATACACAATATAGCGATATATCCTATCCTTAGCATCAAATCTTGGGTGGAAGTCCAAAGAAACAGATTCTACGTTCGTTACAGCAATATCTTGAGGCAGAACACTATTCAAAGCATCCTTAATTTGTGAAATCTTCATGTTTTTTAACGCAATAGCAGGTAGTTTAAAACTTGCTACTTGACCAATAGCATGAACGCCTGTATCCGTTCTCCCCTGCCCTATTACCTTTATTTGTCCTTTAAATAGCCTCTCAAGGCTCTTTTCTATAACTGATTGAACTGTAATCCCATTCGGTTGAATCTGCCAGCCGTGATAATTAGTTCCATTATAAGCAAGTGTAATTTTTATATTTTTCAAAATGCCGATACTTTCTTTATTTTTGGAGTTAGGATAATATCGAAACTTATAACTTTGCCGGACTTGCCGATTTTTCTAAAAAAATGCATAGAGAAATCTTTACTACTTGAAGAATATCCTCCAATGCATATTGATTGTCCATTGCGGACAACAACCGTCGTTGTTAAGGTGTTCACTTTCACAGTTTTCTCGCCTTTATTTGTAAAATAACTCAATTCCGGAGTCAGGGACACTTTTATGAGATTTCCTTGAATTACAGGCGAGACAGCAAGTTTTGCCCCGACACTTCTGTAGGTGATTTCTGCATCAATCAAGCGATTTGTTATCCCATATGTTCTGAACCACTCTAACTGTGGATATTCCTCAACTACAAGAAACCGGGCCGTATGTCTATCAAGAACCGATATTGTTTGAGTTGTAGCGCGATAGGATATTTCCTTTCCAACCTCTGCCGAAAAAGTTCCGTGAAATCCTCTATTACCAGTTCCAACAGCCATACCGCCAGTAGTAACTTTCCAGTTTTCCCCACTGTATCTAGCCTTTGTTTTGGCTTCTGAAATATTTTCTGCAGAATGCTCAATAAATTCTACTTTTATCTCCACGTTTTTAATGTTCTTTTGTAGATTTGTTAATAGATCAGAGATAATCCCACAGTTCTTAGGATAATCAACTACCATAACTTTATTTGCAGGTTTAAAATAAATCAGCTTACCCTCTTTGGACAGGAAAGGTTTTGCTGCTTCTTCAAAGGATTTATATGGTATAAATCCGAGGCCTAATGATTTTAATACTGTCTCTTCAGTATGCGCTACAGTGGAAGTAAATAATGAGATCAGCAAAATCAGAATAAGCACATACCCCTCCTTAACTTCCTAACTGCTTTCCGGACATAGTTCCATTATAAGCAAGTGTAATTTTTATATTTTTCATTACCTATTATTCTACAATATAAGCTACAATTCTACAATCAAAACCTTGACATTATCTTAGCAGAAAGGCATTATTTAAGGCATGAATAACCTTCTAAGAATTCTCCAGTTCGTCAAGCCTTATAAAAAAAAAGTTATCCTTACTATTGGCATAACTATTATTATAACCCTGTTTAATCTGCTTATCCCTCTAATTGTCAGATATATAGTAGACGAAGTAATTCAGAAGCAGGAGTGGAGCGTCTTTAGCGCCCCTATTCCCTGGCCCATTCTTCTTATTTTAGTTCTCTCCATTTTAACAGCCATTCTTTCCTTCCCTAATAATTTCATCATTATTTATCTCAGCAAGAAGATTATTTTTGACATAAGACTGTCCATGTACAAGCATATCCAGAAACTTTCTCTCCGCTTTTATCAGGAGAATCCTACGGGCAAAATTATGTCTAAGGTTATGGGAGACACCCAGATAGTCAGCAATGTTTTTACCCATGATACTATTCAGATGATTGTAGATGTAGCCTCGGTCATCTTTGCCCTGGGAATAATGATTCATCTTAACTGGAAATTAACACTTGTCCTTGTAGGATTTCTTTCATTATACGTTCTTAATTATCGCTACTTTCTACCCAAGGTAAGAAGCAAACAATCGTTTCTCAGGTTCAGAATGGATCAGGTATCCAGCAGCTTGGTTGAAGTACTCAGCGAACAGAAGACGGTAAAATCCTTTGCCCAGGAAAGAAGAGAGACCAGTATTTTTGCGCATCGCTTGCGTAACGCTCTGGATATTGGCTTGCAGGGAGTAGGTTACAGTGCAACTTTCTCTTTCTTCTCCAGTTTAGTGAACGGACTGGGAAACTCCACTCTTTACTGTCTTGGATGTTACTTTGTAATCAAGGGAGGGATGACTTACGGAGATGTTCTTGCGCTATCTGCTTATGCAGCAATGGTTTTTATGCCTGCTCTCAGATTTTCAGAAATTTCCAATACTATGGCAATAACTACAATATCCCTGCGCCGCATCTTTGGAATTCTGAATACACCTGTTGAGATTAAGGATGTTCCGGAGGCTGTTGCAGTCAAAAAATTCCAGGGAGAAGTGCGATTTAAGAATGTCTCCTTTGAATACGAAGAAGAGGATCCAGTGATCAAGAATATTAACCTCACTATCCATGCGGGTAAGACAATAGCTCTGGTAGGTGAAACCGGATGTGGCAAAACAACTCTAGCGTCACTGCTTCTTCGTTTCTATGATGTGAAATCAGGTAGCATCACTATTGATGGTATGGATATCAGAAAGATTCGTCTGAACTGCCTGCATAAAAGAATAGGGGCAGTGCTTCAGAATTCCTTTATATTCAATGCCACAGTGCGAGAAAATATTTCCTATGGGAGAAAAGGTATCTCAGACAAAGAAATGAAAGAGGCCGCACATATCGCGGAAATTGCCAATTTTGTAGAGAGTCTCCCTGAAGGGTATGAAACTATTGTCGGTGTAGACGGGATAAAATTCTCTGCCGGGGAAAAACAACGATTAGCCATTGCCCGGGCCATCGTGACTAACCCTGATATTCTCATTATGGATGAAGCTACATCCAATCTTGATACTGAGTCAGAAAAGCTTATTCAACGTGCTCTTGAGGCAGTTATGGCTACGCGTACTTCTCTGGTAATAGCTCATCGGCTCTCCACCATTGTTAATGCCGACCTTATTGTTGTTATGAATAAGGGAAGGATAGTGGAGAGTGGTTCTCATAAGGAACTGATAATGAGAAAAGAAAGTATTTATCACAAACTCTATAAACAACAGAAGACAATTGTCCAAGCTGAGAGTAAGGTTCTATGGTAGTAGATAATAGATATATATGAATACATTAAATAGACTTTTTCAGAAATATGTTTTTCCTCATAAATGGAAACTGGCTATTGTGATCCTCATCTCACTTTTTACATCTTTAGTCACTTATCTTTTTGGCTTCATGGCAAAAATCATGGTGGATATAGTAATTCCTCAAAAAAACATTGTTTTACTTTTTAGTCTTTTGGGGGGTTATAGTCTGATTCATCTTTTTGCTTGTTCCGCCAGTAGTTTTAACCGCTACCAGATCGCGGCTCTGGGTCAAAGAATTGTTTTCTCCCTGAGATGTGATTTGCATCAGAAACTTCAAAGTTTAGCCATGCGCTACTTTGACCAGCACAAAGTTGGAAAGTTAGTAGCCCGGGTAATGGATGATGCCGATGTGGTAGAGAATATAGCTACTACAACTCTGGTTACTGCTATTACCAGTGTGGCTGCTTTGGTGGTGGCTGTTGTCATTTTACTGAGTCTTGATTATAAATTGGCAATTATCGCTCTAATAGCTCTTCCCCTTGCAGCTATTTCCTTTGCCGCAATGGGCAAACGTCTGAAGACAATAGGCAGTGATATACGAGCCCGCAATGCAGAATTGTATGCACAGCTTTCAGAGGTACTCACTGGAGCTGAAGTGGTAAAGAGTTTTTCTCAGGAAAAAAAAGAAATAAGAAATTTCTTCCAACGCTCAAAACATCTCATTCGACTCTTTGTCAGGAGAGCCATTATCTCCACAGGATTAGGTACCACCAGCGCAATTATCTCTGCTGGTTGCACAGGAGTTATTCTATGGCTTGGCGTGCTTAAAGTAAAAGCCGGCTGGTCACTCGGTTCAATGCTCTGGTTCTATTCGACTACAGCTCTTCTTTTTGGTCCGGTAAACAACCTTACCTCAATACTTATTAACAGCCAATATTTGATGGTGGTGATGAAAAGAATTTTTGGGCTACTGGATGAAAAGGTGGAGATTCATGACGCTAAACAAGCTATATTCTTAGAAAAAATAAAAGGACAGGTCACATTTAGTCACGTGTCTCTAAAATACAGGGAAGGTAAAAACATAGATCTTTCTGACATCAGTTTTGAAATCCCTGCAGGGAGCAGAGTAAGTCTTATTGGGCCCAGTGGTGCGGGCAAGACTTCTTTAGTCAGTCTGTTATTTCGTCTTTACGATTCTACTACAGGATATATCTTTATAGATGGGCATAATATCAAAGATGTAAAGCTAACATCCTTGAGATCCAACATTGCTATGGTTCCCCAGGAAGCATCCATATTTTCGGGCACTGTTACTGATAATATAAGATATGGCCGCATACAAGCCAGCGCTAATGAAATAACTAATGCGGCAAAAATGGCTGAGATACACGATTTTATTATGTCTCTCCACGAAAAATATGAGACTGAAATCGGAGAAAGAGGCATGAGCCTTTCTGGAGGACAGAAACAAAGACTCTGTATAGCTCGGGCTCTGCTTTCAAATCCTGGAATACTTATTCTGGATGACAGCAGCTCTGCCCTTGATGCTGAGACTGAAGCACGTATCCAGAAAACCCTGGATAATGTTATGAAAAGAAGAACCTGTTTTATTATTACTCATCGGCTACGCACCGCCATGCAAGCAGATATTATCATTGTCATGCGCAAAGGGAGAATTGTGGAAACGGGTTCTCATAGTGAATTAATAAAGCTGGGTGGATTTTACCAGCGGATTTATCAGAAACAGAACCCCTAAGTCTGACCAGGCAGGTGAAGTTGCTCTTTGGTTGTATCGTATTTCTTCCTGCAATTATCGCAGTCATTGCAGTCTTGTGTGTAACAATTTCTATGAACGCGAGATGAGTATTGCTTTTCGAATGAAACAGCACAGCTTTCTGAGCAAAAAGAGAAACGTTCCTGATCAACGCCAATAGCAACATAGTGGGTCACCATTTTATCCGAACTTTGAATAGGTTTAAAACACCAATTACACAAAGGATGCAGTTCTTCCGTTCTTTTTCGGCGTATTTTCCCAAGTTCTTCTTCAGTCCATACATACTCTATATAGGCAAGAGCTTTGCGCATTATCTCGTGAGTAATGACGTCGCCCTGCAGACACAAAATTATCCCATCATGCACCTCAAAGGCCTTATCACACTCAATCTTCCGTTTATCATCAAGATGAATAATTACCTTTCCTACATCGGGAGTGATCCGTTTTGACCAGCCACAGTGACTGCAAATACTGGTGTAAAGGAACTGTTCTGTTTTCCATCCACACTCAGGACAACGACCCTTTTCCAGAAGTTTTAACTGCTTCAAATCATCCTTAGCAGCACGTTTAATCGTATCATTCACATCAGAGCTCAATTTTTTAACCGCTCCTTTATCCATTTCTTGCCGAAGTAAGGAAACATCTTCTTCTACCTTACTTTCCTGATCCATAAGGGTTATCTGTTTGTCTTCCGTATCTAAGTCCTTCCTCTTTCTCCCAAAAAACCACATTGTTTTCTATCCTCCCTTTGTAAACATATCGAATTTAGTATAAAGCATATCCTACGAAAAGTAAATAATTGTGAAGATTTTTTCATGGATTAATTCTTGACATTCAAAAAGGAAATATCTAGTATATAGACGTAATGATTAAACGAACTCTTTCAGATATTGAAGTCAGGATTCAGAAAGCCAATTCCATCAAAGAAGAAAACAAATCCGAACTGCTTAACCTGCTTTCAACTCTAAAATCCGAAATTGAGGAGCTTTCCAAGACTCAGGCTGACCACGCGAAAAGCATTACAGGTTTTACTGATATGTCAACTCACGAGGCAACACGGGAAAACAGGAATTCAGAACTCCTAGAACTCTCTATAAAGGGGTTATCTTCATCGGTTAAGGGATTTGAAACATCGCATCCAAAACTGGCAGAGATTGTAAATTCTATATGTCTCACGCTGTCAAATCTCGGCATATAAGATCTACCTAATCAATTCCTCTGCAATCTGAACTGCATTAAGAGCCGCTCCTTTGCGAATATTGTCCGAAACTACCCACATATTGATTCCATTTTTCTTAAAAGGATCCTTGCGAATTCTGCCTACATACGTATCATCTTTGCCTTCTGCAAAAATAGGCATTGGGTATTGTGGCGGATCGGCGTTTATATCATCAACAACAGATATCCCTTGAGCATCCTTCAAGACACTGGTAATTTCTTCAATAGAAACTTCTCTTTCTGTCTCAATATATATGGATTCTGAATGAGCATAAAAAACAGGAACTCGTACTGTAGTCGCAGTAATCTCTATTGTATCATCATGTAAAATCTTATGTGTTTCTTTAACCATTTTCCATTCTTCTGTTGTATATCCCAATTCTCCAAAAGAGCCTATATGTGGAATTGCATTAAATGCTATTTGATAAGGATAAGCCTTCAAATCTGTTATTTCCTTGCCATCAGTGTAATCCTGAACTTGTTTTTTCAACTCCCCTATTGCCTCTCTTCCTGTCCCTGAAACTGATTGATATGTAGAGACAATAATTCTTCTTATCTTTGTCAATTTATGTATTGGCGCTAGTGCGACCACCATTTGAATGGTGGAACAATTCGGATTGGCAATAATATTCTTGTGCCATTCTATGTCTTCAGGATTAACTTCTGGAATAATAAGCGGCACATCAGGATCCATTCGAAAATCCGCTCCATTGTCAATTACAACAACTCCTTTACTGGCTGCGATTTTTCCAAACGTTACAGCAGCTCCTTTTTCCCCCTCTGTGCCGGCAAACAGCGCTATATCCATTCCATCAAACAATTCTTCGGATATTGCTTTAACACTATATGTGTTGCTGTCTACAGTAATATCTCTTTTGCTTCGCGCAAGAACCGTAAGTTTATCAATAGGAAACTTACGCTGATGCAACACCTTGAGCATTTCTATACCAACTGTGCCAACCCCGACAACAGCTAAATTGTATTTTCCTTTTTTTCTCACAATCACATCACTTCCTTCGCTACCATATCCCCTATTTCTGAGGTTGTATACCCCATTTTCCCTGCGGAAAGACTTTTCATATCATTTTGAACAACCTTTATTACAGCCTTCTCAATATCATCTGATGCTTTGCTTTCTCCGAGATGTTCAAGCATCATACCCCCTGCGCATATAGCAGCCATTGGATTTATCACGTTTTTGCCTGTATATTTTGGAGCTGAACCTCCTATAGGCTCAAACATGGATGTTCCCCCTTCGTCAGGATTAATGTTTCCGCCTGCTGCAATACCCATACCTCCCTGTATCATTGCCCCAAGATCAGTTATTATATCCCCAAACATGTTATCTGTTACAATAACATCAAACCACTCGGGGTTCTTTATCATCCACATACAGGTAGCATCAACATGAGCATAATCTGTTTTTATGTCAGAATATTCCTTAGCAACATCATTAAATGCTCTTTCCCAGAGATCAAATGCAAAGGTTAAAACATTAGTCTTGCCGCATAAAGTCAGCTTGTTTCTTTTATTTCTCTTTCTGCAATATTCAAAAGCATACCTGATACATCTTTCCACTCCCTTACGGGTATTTATTGATTCCTGGATAGCAACTTCGTCAGCAGTCCCCTTCTTTAAATTCCCGCCAGCGCCAACATAAAGCCCTTCTGTATTCTCTCGCACCACAGTAAAATCAATATCCGCAGGACCTTTATCCTTTAAAGGAGTGTCTACTCCAGGATAAAGCTTAACAGGTCTTAGATTTATATACTGATCCAGAGCAAACCTGAGCTTGAGAAGCAGTCCTTTTTCCAGAATTCCGGGTTTTACATCAGGATGACCCACTGCGCCAAGATATATAGCATCCAGCTTCCTAAATTCTTCTATAGCAGAATCAGGCAGGACTTCGCCTGTTTTTATATACCGCTCCCCTCCGAAATCGTAATATGTAAACTCAAATTTTATATCATGCTTACCTGAAACTGCATTAAGAACTTTTAGTCCTTCTTTTATAACTTCAGGACCTGTCCCGTCTCCACCTATTACACCTATTTTATACATCGCAACTCCTATGTTTTTTTAAAATTTGAAATTCAACCCTTCTTCTACCATAATTAAATAATTTTCCGGTGGAATATAATTTGCCACTGAATTGCCAGAACCAAGTGCATAGCCTCCTTTTGGAACACATTCTTTTAAAACATTTCGGATATATGCTCTTAATTTATCTTTAGGAAAACGACACAAAACATCGACATCAATACCTCCCAGTACTGTAATTCTATTTCCATATTTTCTATGAAATTCTGTTACCGGCATAATTGTGTCTTCAAAAGAGTGTTTAGCATCTATGCTTACATCGTCGATTAAATCCTCCATAATATCTTCTAGATTACCACAGGCATGCAAGAAATATAAGAGATTATTCTCATGTGCAAGTGAAGCAATTTTTTCATGCCATGGAAGTACGTGCTTTCTTAAGAAATCTGGCGGCATAAGAGTCGAAGTTTTAAAACCCATATCATCTCCTTGAAAAAAGCCACAGAGATTGGGTAATCCAATCATTTTTTTATAAAATCCATAAATCAATTCTCCTGTCTTTTGAAAAACAGCCTCAATAAGATCTGGTTGGTCGTATATCCCATAGGCTAGAGTTTCATATCCAAGTAGCGTATTCAAAGGGACTTCCAGTATCCCACTACTTGGACAGACAAACAATCCCATTCCCTCTGGCAGATTTTGACTAGCAAATTCATATCTCCATAAGTCTACATTATCCAAAGACGGCCAGGGATATTTCTCGAATTCGTCCCAACTCGTAATAACTCCTTTTCCTTCCTCTGTCCAACTCCTTTGCCCTCTAGAAAGAGAACTAGTATCACTTGTTATACGGTTTTTCCCTGGGAAATCTAATCCTCCTGACAAGCGAACATAATCATATCCAAAACGATACCAGAACCCAATTATTGATTTAATGTTTCCTCTTTTTGAATCCCTATCGCCAGAAACAACATCAACCCATTTCACTCTTGCTTTTTGTTCCATAAGATATTTCATTAATGCTCCATCTACAAACAGTTCAACCAAAGGTGGCTGAGGAGGAATTATCTCTCTTTTTATAGTCTTACAAAAAGTCTCAATGTTTGGCTTTGGGGCTTTTAATGGTACCTTTTTGCTATTCTCCATAATTCCTTCCTATGTTTTAACTTTATTTTTTCATATCAAAAATCAGCCTGAGACCTTGCAAAGTAAGATCTGGATCTGTTTTTTGTATGCTTTTTGAATATTGACTTATCAGCGATGACCAGCCGCCTGTACCAATAACCTTTGGTACTGTGGAAAATTCCCTCTTTAATCTTTCTACTATGCCGTCTATCATTGAGCTGAATCCGTACACAATCCCTATTTGTATGCTCTGAGTAGTGTTCTTTCCAATAATTGACGTGGGCTTTGAGATCGCTGCTACCTTCGGCAGTAAGGCAGTATCTCTGTAAAGCGCATTAAGAGACATTCCTATGCCAGGACATATTACCCCTCCCAGGTATTCACGTTCTTTAGATACCAGATCAAATGTAATGGCTGTTCCGCAATCAACAACTATTGCAGGAGCTCCATACAGGTTATATGCAGCTACAGCATTGACTATTCTATCACTCCCAACCTGAGAAGGTGCAGCATATGTTATCTTTAAA
Protein-coding regions in this window:
- a CDS encoding ABC transporter ATP-binding protein, producing MNNLLRILQFVKPYKKKVILTIGITIIITLFNLLIPLIVRYIVDEVIQKQEWSVFSAPIPWPILLILVLSILTAILSFPNNFIIIYLSKKIIFDIRLSMYKHIQKLSLRFYQENPTGKIMSKVMGDTQIVSNVFTHDTIQMIVDVASVIFALGIMIHLNWKLTLVLVGFLSLYVLNYRYFLPKVRSKQSFLRFRMDQVSSSLVEVLSEQKTVKSFAQERRETSIFAHRLRNALDIGLQGVGYSATFSFFSSLVNGLGNSTLYCLGCYFVIKGGMTYGDVLALSAYAAMVFMPALRFSEISNTMAITTISLRRIFGILNTPVEIKDVPEAVAVKKFQGEVRFKNVSFEYEEEDPVIKNINLTIHAGKTIALVGETGCGKTTLASLLLRFYDVKSGSITIDGMDIRKIRLNCLHKRIGAVLQNSFIFNATVRENISYGRKGISDKEMKEAAHIAEIANFVESLPEGYETIVGVDGIKFSAGEKQRLAIARAIVTNPDILIMDEATSNLDTESEKLIQRALEAVMATRTSLVIAHRLSTIVNADLIVVMNKGRIVESGSHKELIMRKESIYHKLYKQQKTIVQAESKVLW
- a CDS encoding DUF4404 family protein: MIKRTLSDIEVRIQKANSIKEENKSELLNLLSTLKSEIEELSKTQADHAKSITGFTDMSTHEATRENRNSELLELSIKGLSSSVKGFETSHPKLAEIVNSICLTLSNLGI
- a CDS encoding 3-isopropylmalate dehydrogenase codes for the protein MYKIGVIGGDGTGPEVIKEGLKVLNAVSGKHDIKFEFTYYDFGGERYIKTGEVLPDSAIEEFRKLDAIYLGAVGHPDVKPGILEKGLLLKLRFALDQYINLRPVKLYPGVDTPLKDKGPADIDFTVVRENTEGLYVGAGGNLKKGTADEVAIQESINTRKGVERCIRYAFEYCRKRNKRNKLTLCGKTNVLTFAFDLWERAFNDVAKEYSDIKTDYAHVDATCMWMIKNPEWFDVIVTDNMFGDIITDLGAMIQGGMGIAAGGNINPDEGGTSMFEPIGGSAPKYTGKNVINPMAAICAGGMMLEHLGESKASDDIEKAVIKVVQNDMKSLSAGKMGYTTSEIGDMVAKEVM
- a CDS encoding aspartate-semialdehyde dehydrogenase, whose product is MVRKKGKYNLAVVGVGTVGIEMLKVLHQRKFPIDKLTVLARSKRDITVDSNTYSVKAISEELFDGMDIALFAGTEGEKGAAVTFGKIAASKGVVVIDNGADFRMDPDVPLIIPEVNPEDIEWHKNIIANPNCSTIQMVVALAPIHKLTKIRRIIVSTYQSVSGTGREAIGELKKQVQDYTDGKEITDLKAYPYQIAFNAIPHIGSFGELGYTTEEWKMVKETHKILHDDTIEITATTVRVPVFYAHSESIYIETEREVSIEEITSVLKDAQGISVVDDINADPPQYPMPIFAEGKDDTYVGRIRKDPFKKNGINMWVVSDNIRKGAALNAVQIAEELIR
- a CDS encoding type III pantothenate kinase, which gives rise to MLFAVDVGNTSISAGVFANDLLVSKICIETKKKHDIEYYFKKLNNFLIESNLKKDEITGFIISSVVPDMTKLFIRLSKEYFNIVPLVVDYKTKTGLKITYAAPSQVGSDRIVNAVAAYNLYGAPAIVVDCGTAITFDLVSKEREYLGGVICPGIGMSLNALYRDTALLPKVAAISKPTSIIGKNTTQSIQIGIVYGFSSMIDGIVERLKREFSTVPKVIGTGGWSSLISQYSKSIQKTDPDLTLQGLRLIFDMKK
- a CDS encoding ABC transporter ATP-binding protein, which codes for MNTLNRLFQKYVFPHKWKLAIVILISLFTSLVTYLFGFMAKIMVDIVIPQKNIVLLFSLLGGYSLIHLFACSASSFNRYQIAALGQRIVFSLRCDLHQKLQSLAMRYFDQHKVGKLVARVMDDADVVENIATTTLVTAITSVAALVVAVVILLSLDYKLAIIALIALPLAAISFAAMGKRLKTIGSDIRARNAELYAQLSEVLTGAEVVKSFSQEKKEIRNFFQRSKHLIRLFVRRAIISTGLGTTSAIISAGCTGVILWLGVLKVKAGWSLGSMLWFYSTTALLFGPVNNLTSILINSQYLMVVMKRIFGLLDEKVEIHDAKQAIFLEKIKGQVTFSHVSLKYREGKNIDLSDISFEIPAGSRVSLIGPSGAGKTSLVSLLFRLYDSTTGYIFIDGHNIKDVKLTSLRSNIAMVPQEASIFSGTVTDNIRYGRIQASANEITNAAKMAEIHDFIMSLHEKYETEIGERGMSLSGGQKQRLCIARALLSNPGILILDDSSSALDAETEARIQKTLDNVMKRRTCFIITHRLRTAMQADIIIVMRKGRIVETGSHSELIKLGGFYQRIYQKQNP
- the truA gene encoding tRNA pseudouridine(38-40) synthase TruA, with the translated sequence MKNIKITLAYNGTNYHGWQIQPNGITVQSVIEKSLERLFKGQIKVIGQGRTDTGVHAIGQVASFKLPAIALKNMKISQIKDALNSVLPQDIAVTNVESVSLDFHPRFDAKDRIYRYIVYNDGNKQVLGQSFFYSYQYKLDLSKMRKGAKYLVGEHDFSSFQCKKTDNENPVRTIKKLTIARRDFVASNFLKLKNKAVVFEVTANAFLYNMVRIIVGTLLDIGRCRIEPQNIKKILAGRDRNLAGETVPACGLCLIAVHY
- a CDS encoding uroporphyrinogen decarboxylase family protein, whose translation is MENSKKVPLKAPKPNIETFCKTIKREIIPPQPPLVELFVDGALMKYLMEQKARVKWVDVVSGDRDSKRGNIKSIIGFWYRFGYDYVRLSGGLDFPGKNRITSDTSSLSRGQRSWTEEGKGVITSWDEFEKYPWPSLDNVDLWRYEFASQNLPEGMGLFVCPSSGILEVPLNTLLGYETLAYGIYDQPDLIEAVFQKTGELIYGFYKKMIGLPNLCGFFQGDDMGFKTSTLMPPDFLRKHVLPWHEKIASLAHENNLLYFLHACGNLEDIMEDLIDDVSIDAKHSFEDTIMPVTEFHRKYGNRITVLGGIDVDVLCRFPKDKLRAYIRNVLKECVPKGGYALGSGNSVANYIPPENYLIMVEEGLNFKF